One Kitasatospora sp. NBC_01287 DNA window includes the following coding sequences:
- a CDS encoding formylglycine-generating enzyme family protein, with translation MSHPPAPCCTPSRGTAAPLLPAPAPPPRAGGSTDGMVLLPGGEFLMGTEDDAGFPGDGEGPVRRVRLDPFLIDTRAVSNEQFAAFVADTGYRTEAERLGWSYVFAGFLPAALRRTAARVERTPWWCAVAGAAWDRPEGGGSDVADRGDHPVVHISWHDADAYARWAGKRLPTEAEWEYAARGGLEQARYPWGDELDPGGTYRCNIWRGTFPSRNTAADGYRGTAPVDAFEPNGYGLYNTAGNVWEWCADWWTTDHPVARPLSNISSPSSPGTPSSLSNPSGPAGGTAKVIRGGSHLCHRSYCNRYRVAARSANTPDSSSGHAGFRCARTATRSARLTVVATLPR, from the coding sequence ATGTCCCACCCGCCGGCCCCCTGCTGCACCCCCTCGCGCGGCACCGCGGCGCCCCTGCTGCCCGCACCCGCGCCGCCCCCGCGCGCGGGCGGCTCCACGGACGGCATGGTCCTGCTGCCCGGTGGCGAGTTCCTCATGGGCACCGAGGACGACGCCGGCTTCCCCGGGGACGGCGAGGGCCCGGTGCGCCGGGTGCGGCTGGACCCGTTCCTGATCGACACCCGCGCGGTCAGCAACGAGCAGTTCGCCGCCTTCGTCGCCGACACCGGCTACCGCACCGAGGCCGAGCGCCTGGGCTGGTCGTACGTCTTCGCCGGGTTCCTCCCGGCCGCGCTACGGCGCACGGCGGCCCGGGTGGAGCGGACCCCCTGGTGGTGCGCCGTGGCCGGGGCCGCCTGGGACCGGCCCGAGGGCGGGGGCAGCGACGTGGCCGACCGCGGCGACCACCCGGTCGTCCACATCTCCTGGCACGACGCCGACGCCTACGCCCGCTGGGCCGGCAAGCGCCTGCCCACCGAGGCGGAGTGGGAGTACGCGGCCCGCGGCGGCCTGGAGCAGGCCCGCTACCCGTGGGGCGACGAGCTCGACCCCGGCGGCACCTACCGCTGCAACATCTGGCGCGGCACCTTCCCCAGCCGCAACACGGCCGCGGACGGCTACCGCGGCACCGCCCCGGTCGACGCCTTCGAGCCCAACGGGTACGGCCTCTACAACACGGCCGGCAACGTCTGGGAGTGGTGCGCCGACTGGTGGACCACCGACCATCCGGTGGCCCGCCCGCTGAGCAATATCAGCAGCCCCAGCAGCCCTGGCACCCCCAGCAGCCTCAGCAACCCCAGCGGTCCCGCCGGTGGCACGGCCAAGGTCATCCGCGGCGGCTCCCACCTGTGCCACCGCTCCTACTGCAACCGCTACCGGGTCGCCGCCCGCAGCGCCAACACCCCCGACAGCTCCAGCGGGCACGCCGGCTTCCGCTGCGCGCGCACCGCGACCCGGTCCGCGCGGCTCACGGTGGTTGCTACGCTGCCCCGGTGA
- a CDS encoding HDIG domain-containing metalloprotein: protein MILPTADEIRALHERHAPSPEALELVLTHCEIVCGIAEQLMAATALSFDAELVRAGALLHDIGVYRLYDRAGRLDHGSYIRHGVLGHEILREEGFPERLRRFCSCHTGVGLSRGDIRAQRLDLPEGDYLAETVEEQLVMYADKFHSKTTPPTFLSADSYAAYVARFGPAKVDAFELLRARFGEPDLAPAIARHGHHQV from the coding sequence GTGATCCTCCCGACGGCCGACGAGATACGCGCCCTGCACGAACGGCACGCCCCCTCGCCCGAGGCGCTGGAGCTGGTGCTCACCCACTGCGAGATCGTCTGCGGGATCGCCGAGCAGCTCATGGCGGCCACCGCCCTCTCGTTCGACGCCGAACTGGTGCGGGCCGGCGCCCTGCTCCACGACATCGGCGTCTACCGCCTCTACGACCGGGCGGGGCGGCTCGACCACGGCTCCTACATCCGCCACGGCGTGCTCGGCCACGAGATCCTGCGCGAGGAGGGCTTCCCCGAGCGCCTGCGCCGCTTCTGCTCCTGCCACACGGGAGTCGGACTCAGCCGCGGCGACATCCGCGCGCAGCGGTTGGACCTGCCCGAGGGGGACTACCTGGCCGAGACGGTGGAGGAGCAACTGGTGATGTACGCGGACAAGTTCCACAGCAAGACCACGCCGCCCACCTTCCTGAGCGCCGACTCCTACGCCGCGTACGTGGCGCGGTTCGGCCCGGCGAAGGTCGACGCGTTCGAGCTGCTGCGCGCCAGGTTCGGCGAACCCGACCTGGCGCCCGCCATCGCGCGCCACGGCCACCACCAGGTCTGA
- a CDS encoding pyridoxamine 5'-phosphate oxidase family protein has translation MNEHNTPTGGPDAAPVTGSGDLAARVDQRRGQLGLDYDELATRAGMAPRYLRLLTELGGDFDAGGLQRLAAALETTPEDLLAARPEDPPGEDTAGPRARLRRLQAEESRARLGTHGVGRVGLATPEGPAVLPVNYTVLAGAIIYRTAAGTVTAAVEGSEVAFEVDQVDQARRQGWSVLVVGTVEHITEPEAVRRLTELTAVEPWAGGRRELWVRINPTRVTGRAVRTP, from the coding sequence GTGAACGAGCACAACACGCCGACCGGCGGCCCGGACGCCGCGCCGGTGACCGGCTCCGGCGACCTCGCCGCGCGGGTGGACCAGCGTCGCGGGCAGCTCGGGCTCGACTACGACGAGCTGGCGACCCGGGCCGGCATGGCCCCGCGGTACCTGCGGCTGCTGACCGAGCTCGGCGGGGACTTCGACGCCGGCGGCCTCCAGCGCCTGGCAGCCGCCCTGGAGACCACTCCCGAGGACCTGCTGGCGGCCCGCCCCGAGGACCCGCCCGGCGAGGACACCGCCGGACCGCGAGCCCGGCTCCGCAGGCTCCAGGCCGAGGAGTCGCGGGCCCGGCTCGGTACGCACGGGGTCGGCCGGGTGGGGCTCGCCACCCCGGAGGGGCCCGCCGTGCTGCCGGTCAACTACACCGTCCTCGCCGGGGCGATCATCTACCGGACGGCCGCGGGCACGGTGACGGCGGCCGTCGAGGGCAGCGAGGTGGCCTTCGAGGTCGACCAGGTCGACCAGGCGCGCCGGCAGGGGTGGAGCGTCCTGGTGGTCGGGACGGTCGAGCACATCACCGAGCCCGAGGCCGTGCGGCGGCTGACGGAGCTGACCGCGGTGGAGCCCTGGGCGGGCGGGCGGCGCGAGCTGTGGGTGCGGATCAACCCCACCCGGGTCACCGGGCGCGCCGTACGGACCCCCTGA